A region of Onychomys torridus chromosome 10, mOncTor1.1, whole genome shotgun sequence DNA encodes the following proteins:
- the Rel gene encoding proto-oncogene c-Rel, which translates to MASGGYNPYVEIIEQPRQRGMRFRYKCEGRSAGSIPGEHSTDNNRTYPSIQIMNYYGKGKVRITLVTKNDPYKPHPHDLVGKDCRDGYYEAEFGPERRPLFFQNLGIRCVKKKEVKEAIILRISAGINPFNVPEQQLLDIEDCDLNVVRLCFQVFLPDEHGNLTIALPPVVSNPIYDNRAPNTAELRICRVNKNCGSVRGGDEIFLLCDKVQKDDIEVRFVLNDWEAKGIFSQADAQRQVAIAFMTPPYCKAILVPVTVKMQLRRPSDQEVSESMDFRYLPDEKDAYGNKSKRQKTTLLFQKLLQDCAANFPERPRNVPLGPVGEGRFIKKESNFFSHGTVLPEMPRSSGVSSQAEPYYLSSVSLSSGLSHHPPAGTSAVSPPTSWSSATHPTSRSVSTNALSSFSAGTLPSTSQGILPFLEEPGVSGLSSSNACLYTDDLARMETSSMSPADLYSISDVNMLSNRPVNVMTPSSDNMGDTDNPRLVSINLENASCTSRLDQRDQRQLHQMSSASMSAGTNSNSVFVSQSGAFDRANFSCVENGLINEPGPSDDTNSHNFVQSSQYSSIDTLQNEQLSDPFAYGFF; encoded by the exons ATGGCCTCGG gAGGATATAATCCATATGTAGAAATAATTGAACAGCCGAGACAGAGGGGAATGCGGTTTAGATACAAATGTGAAGGGCGATCAGCAGGCAGCATTCCTGGGGAGCACAGCACAGACAACAACCGAACATACCCGTCTATCCAG ATTATGAACTATTATGGAAAAGgaaaagtaagaattacattagTAACAAAGAATGACCCATATAAGCCTCATCCTCATGATTTAGTTGGGAaagactgcagagatggctacTATGAAGCAGAATTTGGACCAGAACGCAGACCTCTGTT ttttcaaaATCTGGGTATTCGgtgtgtaaagaaaaaagaagtgaaagaagCCATTATTTTAAGAATAAGCGCAGGAATCAACCCTTTCAATG TCCCTGAGCAGCAGCTGCTGGACATTGAAGACTGCGACCTAAATGTGGTGAGGCTGTGTTTTCAAGTTTTCCTTCCCGACGAGCACGGTAACCTGACGATTGCTCTTCCTCCCGTTGTTTCCAACCCAATCTATGACAACC GTGCCCCAAATACTGCAGAATTAAGGATTTGTCGTGTAAACAAGAACTGTGGAAGTGTCAGGGGAGGAGATGAAATATTTCTGCTTTGTGACAAAGTTCAGAAAG ATGACATAGAAGTTCGTTTTGTGTTGAATGACTGGGAAGCTAAAGGTATTTTTTCACAAGCTGATGCACAACGCCAAGTAGCCATTGCTTTCATGACTCCTCCATATTGCAAAGCTATATTGGTGCCTGTGACAGTGAAAATGCAGCTGCGGAGACCTTCTGACCAGGAAGTCAGTGAGTCTATGGATTTCAGATACCTGCCAGATGAAAAAG atGCATATGGCAATAAATCAAAGAGACAAAAAACAACTCTACTTTTTCAGAAACTGCTGCAAGATTGTG CAGCTAACTTTCCTGAGAGACCAAGAAATGTTCCCCTGGGACCAGTTGGAGAAGGAAGATTCATCAAAAAAG AATCAAACTTCTTTTCTCATGGTACAGTTTTACCAGAAATGCCCAGGTCTTCAGGAGTTTCAAGTCAAGCTGAACCCTACTATTTGTCCTCTGTGTCCCTCTCAAGTGGATTGTCACACCACCCACCAGCCGGAACCTCAGCGGTCTCTCCGCCTACAAGCTGGTCATCAGCAACCCACCCCACCTCACGCTCAGTCAGTACAAACGCACTGAGTAGTTTCTCAGCGGGAACACTCCCCTCTACTTCACAAGGCATCCTTCCATTTCTAGAAGAGCCTGGTGTGAGCGGTTTAAGTTCTTCTAATGCTTGCCTTTATACTGATGACCTAGCAAGAATGGAAACATCATCCATGTCACCAGCTGACTTGTATAGTATTTCCGATGTCAACATGCTATCTAATCGCCCTGTGAATGTGATGACACCCAGCAGTGATAACATGGGGGACACTGATAACCCAAGACTTGTGAGCATCAATCTTGAAAACGCCTCATGTACTTCAAGGTTAGACCAAAGAGACCAGAGACAACTACATCAGATGTCTTCTGCCAGTATGTCAGCAGGCACCAATTCTAATTCTGTTTTTGTCTCACAGTCAGGTGCATTTGATAGAGCAAACTTCAGTTGTGTAGAAAATGGCCTGATAAATGAGCCTGGACCATCAGATGATACAAATAGTCATAATTTTGTTCAGAGTAGTCAATATTCAAGTATTGACACTCTGCAAAATGAGCAGTTGAGTGATCCCTTTGCATacggttttttttaa